CCTCCGAGGAGGCGCACGCCGACCGCCGCGCCGGGGAGCGGCTTCCAATCATCCCGCGCGGCCGATGTCTCCCCGCTCCCTCCGGCGGTCGGGATCATGCCGAACGGACGGAAGAAGTCGCCGATCTCGTCGGCGAGCGCCGAACCGAACCCGGAGACGAGAAGCGGTGTCGCGATCGGCTCAGGCCCCTGAAAAGGGGAAGTCGATCGGCTCCCCCCGGGCGGCTCCGGAACCCCGCCGCCCACGCCGGCCCCCGCCTGATCGAGAACCTCGAACATCTCCTCGATCGGCGTGATCCCCCCGATCGGTTCCTTGGCGAAGGGGTACGCGAACGCCACCGCCCCGGCGAGACGTCCGTTCAAGAAGACCGGGGAGCCGCTCATCCCCTGGGCGACCCCGGCTTCCTCGATCCCGAGCCCCGAAAGACGGGCGAGGATGACGCTCCCGCTCCCCCCGCGCCCCCTCATCACGTCGATCACCTCGACCTCGAACGTGTCGATCCGGACCCCCTCGAGGACCGTGAGCCCGAATCCGCGCTGGCCGCGCTCGACCGCGTCGAGCGGAAGTATGGTTCCCGGCTCGAGGGCGCCTGCCGCCGCCGCGCGGAGGAAGAGCGCGAGCAGCAGAAGAAGAAGTGAAGAACCGAATCGGATCCTCATGCTTGTGTCCTCGGACGAAGGGAGCCCGAGAGGAGGTTCTCGCCCCACTCCGTCGAAAATCGTTTCCGGTCCCCGCTACCGGATGCCCGGTGGATCGAAGACGCCGTTCCCGTCGAAATCGACCCAGATCGGGTTCGTGATCGCCACGGGGAGAATACGCTCTCCGCGCTTTCCGCGATAGATCGGATCGAGAGGGCGTGTCCCGGAGGCGACCGCCACGAGCCACGTGTCCCGGTGGATCGGGAGGCTCTCGCGGAGGTCGACGACGAGCGATCCCTCCCGCAGGCCCGCTTTTCGATCGAGCAAGACCGATCCGTTCGCGAGGATTCGGACGGTCTCCACGTCGACCCACGGAGCCGCCTCCACCCGCAGCGCGATCTCCACGAGCCCGTCGCCGTCGTGGAGGAGATCGCCGGAGCGCCCCGTCCCGTTCACCCGGAACCGAAGGATCGGCCCGGTCGTCAGAAAAAACCGCCCGGCGCGGAGCGCTTCGATGAGACCCGAACGGTTCGTCTCGAAACCTTCTCGGTCGACGCGGTTGTGCGGAACGCCCACACCGCCCTCTCCCGTCCCGCGGGCGCCCGAATTCCCCGCGGCGAGCACGCGCCGCCCCTGGTTCAGGAGATGGAACCAGTCGTTCAAGACAAGCCCGCCCTCCTCGATCCCCTGTGCGTCCGCCACCTCGACGAGGTCGAACCCCGGATCGAACTCGATGTTGGCCGAGAGTCCGGTCACCGGATCGAGCCGCGTGTTCGCGAAGTACCCGGTCGATTCGCGGCGCGGCGCATGGACTTGAATGAGGGGAAGGCTCGGTCCGGCGCGGAGAAGCGAGAAGAGAAACCCGGGGGCCTTCCCCTCCGCTCCGTAGCCCCCTCGCGGGGCGAGTTCTTCCTCCGCCGTCAGGGGGAACGCGCCGAAGCGGCCGATCCCGTCCAGGACGATCTCCTCGCCGGGAATGAGGAGGATCTTCCCCCCCGCGAGATCGGAGCCCGGGACGAAGACCCGACCGTTGTCGGAGAAGACGAGCGCGTCGAGGCCCTCCGCGAGAGCGGCGGCGGCGAGCTCTTCCGCCGCGGCGGACGCCTCCGGGCCGGCGGCCGTGTGAACGCGAAGATCGACCGCCGCGAGATCTCCCGGATCGACGGCGCGGGCCAGCCGGAAGGCCGCGTCCGCGATCTCGCCCGGCCGAAGCTTTATGTGTCGTTCATCGATGGAATACAGGATGCCGTGAGAAGCGTAGAGCGTGTACTCGCCCGGCGGAACGCGGACCGTCCCCTGCCCATCCGCCGCGGCCACCGTCCCCGGGATCGGAAGCCTTCCCGGAGCGCGCGCGAGCGCCCGGCCGGTACGGTCCCGGATCGTCAGGCGGCCCGGGAGAAGCGTTCCCTTCTCGCTCTCGATGCGAAAGCGGATCGTCGCCGGCTCCTCGGCCTCGAGATCGATCGTCTCGGACTCGCCGGGGCCGGCTTTGGCGCGCTTCGATGCCCCCTCGCCGCCGCCGGCCGCCGAGGCGACCACCGTGTAGGAACCGGGCGGAAGCTCCGCGCGGAAGACTCCGTCCGGCCCCGTGGAGGCGGCTGCGCGGAGGCCCGACTCGTCCCGAAACTCGACGGTCGCTCCGGAGAGAGGGCGCCCGGAATCTTCGCTTCTCACGGTGCCGGAGAACCGCGCCGGCGCTTCCTCTCCCTCGATCCGCTCGCCGGACGCTCCCGGCCCGGCGCCGGTCACGTGGAATCGGCGCTCGAACACGAGGCGGCGTCCGTCCGGGCTTTCCGGATCCAACCGCACGCGCACGACTCCCTCCGAGGGCGCCCGCACCTCGAGGCACGCCCGGCTCGACCATCCGTACGCGACATCGTCGCCCGCGAAGGAGACCGCACCCGCCCGAAAGACCGTGTCGCCCCCCGCCGGCTCTCCTTCGAGAAGAAAGCCGGGGCCGTAGAGAAAGACCTCCGTCCTCCCGATCGCGATCCGGTCGATCGCCGTGAGACCACCGGTCCCCCCTCGCGGCATCCAGTAGTAAACCGTTCGTACCTGAACGAATGAATCTCCCGGGGCAAGGAGGTACTCGGTGTCGACGCGAATCCCGTCCGCGCGGCTGTCCTGCCCGAGGAAGCGGACCCCGCCGCGGGATCGGCTCCCGGACGGGTGGATGATCTCCATGCTCGTGTGCCGCGGTTTCCGAATCCCGATCGAATCCGCGAGGACGAAGGAAGCCTGGCCCCAAGAGTCGCGCCCGTCGATCGGGGCGGCGTCGATGATCCAGCCGCCGCTCGCCGCGTCGCCGAGCGCGTGCTCGGGCGCGCTCACGACCACGCGGATCCTCTCGTTCTCGAGGAGGACGTCTCCCGCCTTCCCCGTGGATGCGAGGCCGGGGATCCCGTCCGAACGGCTGTCGAGAAGGCCGACGCGCACCGAAGCCGCCGAGGCGCCGGCGAGGAGGAGAAGGGCCAGAACGGGCCCCGCGCGCGCGATCCCCGTGCGGGGAACGCGAGGGGAACCGAAGACGGCGTTCAGTCGTTCCTCCCGCGGAGGAGAAGAAGCCGCGCGAGCTGAAGGAGCGCCATCGTGGTCGCCGCGACATACGTCAGCGCGGCGGCGTCGAGGACCTTCTTGGCGCCGGTGAGCTCGCCGACCGAGAGAAGCCTCCCGTCGCGAAGCTGGGCGAGCGCGCGGCGGCTCGCGTTGAACTCGACGGGGAGCGTGACGACCGAGAAGAGAACGGCCGCGGCGAAGAAGAGAATCCCTAGATCGATGAGCGGCCGAATCTGCGCGAGCAAACCGATGAGAAAGAGCGGGAAGGCGAGGGACGAACCGATGTTCGCGACCGGAAAGATCGCGTGGCGGAACTGGAGCGGCATGTAGCCTGTCCCGTGCTGGATCGCGTGCCCCGCCTCATGCGCGGCGATGCTCACCGCCGCGATCGAATCGG
This genomic stretch from Candidatus Eisenbacteria bacterium harbors:
- a CDS encoding carboxypeptidase regulatory-like domain-containing protein, translated to MRVGLLDSRSDGIPGLASTGKAGDVLLENERIRVVVSAPEHALGDAASGGWIIDAAPIDGRDSWGQASFVLADSIGIRKPRHTSMEIIHPSGSRSRGGVRFLGQDSRADGIRVDTEYLLAPGDSFVQVRTVYYWMPRGGTGGLTAIDRIAIGRTEVFLYGPGFLLEGEPAGGDTVFRAGAVSFAGDDVAYGWSSRACLEVRAPSEGVVRVRLDPESPDGRRLVFERRFHVTGAGPGASGERIEGEEAPARFSGTVRSEDSGRPLSGATVEFRDESGLRAAASTGPDGVFRAELPPGSYTVVASAAGGGEGASKRAKAGPGESETIDLEAEEPATIRFRIESEKGTLLPGRLTIRDRTGRALARAPGRLPIPGTVAAADGQGTVRVPPGEYTLYASHGILYSIDERHIKLRPGEIADAAFRLARAVDPGDLAAVDLRVHTAAGPEASAAAEELAAAALAEGLDALVFSDNGRVFVPGSDLAGGKILLIPGEEIVLDGIGRFGAFPLTAEEELAPRGGYGAEGKAPGFLFSLLRAGPSLPLIQVHAPRRESTGYFANTRLDPVTGLSANIEFDPGFDLVEVADAQGIEEGGLVLNDWFHLLNQGRRVLAAGNSGARGTGEGGVGVPHNRVDREGFETNRSGLIEALRAGRFFLTTGPILRFRVNGTGRSGDLLHDGDGLVEIALRVEAAPWVDVETVRILANGSVLLDRKAGLREGSLVVDLRESLPIHRDTWLVAVASGTRPLDPIYRGKRGERILPVAITNPIWVDFDGNGVFDPPGIR
- a CDS encoding zinc metallopeptidase, giving the protein MFPFFDPTFALLIPALALAGWAQWKVRSAYSEFSRVRTSAGRSGAEIAASILRSNSLGSVRVEAVPGALTDHYDPKARTVRLSEGNYGSDSIAAVSIAAHEAGHAIQHGTGYMPLQFRHAIFPVANIGSSLAFPLFLIGLLAQIRPLIDLGILFFAAAVLFSVVTLPVEFNASRRALAQLRDGRLLSVGELTGAKKVLDAAALTYVAATTMALLQLARLLLLRGRND